The following are from one region of the Variovorax sp. V213 genome:
- the tssK gene encoding type VI secretion system baseplate subunit TssK yields the protein MYLRPQHFQQLERYVEQYVTRRTAGLQGAYWGWLHLDIDRDAYALGRVSLLGGAGVLPDGTPFSFGAEDAPPPYEVPSDLTDELIVLALPLRRTGSEEIIFSDDEGSAARFGVIEREVADGNAVALGPAVLQLAKPRLRLARASSLTAEWQAIGAVRVIERRTDHKLVIDANYIPPVLDASAHAMLRSMIAELHGLLTQRSEALASRLSQPGRGGVSEVSDFLLLELVNRYLATTWHAQQAVQVHPEELFVDWLKLACHLATHTSPTRRPVVWPVYDHDNLNESIRPLMEELRRSLSAVLEQSAIAIELEERSHGVRVGRMPDPVLVRNAGFVLAVHADLPADAIQQRFPTQVKIGSVERIRDLVQLQLPGVTVRPLPVAPRQIPYNAGYHYFELDKSGDMWRQLEKSGGVAMHLAGDFPGLAMEFWAIRP from the coding sequence ATGTACCTGCGGCCCCAGCATTTCCAGCAGCTGGAGCGCTATGTCGAGCAGTACGTCACGCGCCGCACCGCGGGCCTGCAAGGCGCCTACTGGGGATGGCTTCACCTGGACATCGACCGCGATGCCTACGCGCTGGGCCGCGTGTCGCTGCTCGGCGGCGCGGGCGTGCTGCCCGATGGCACGCCGTTCTCGTTCGGCGCGGAAGATGCGCCCCCGCCTTATGAAGTGCCAAGCGACCTGACCGACGAACTCATCGTGCTCGCGCTGCCGCTGCGCCGCACCGGCAGCGAAGAGATCATCTTCTCGGACGACGAAGGCTCGGCTGCGCGCTTTGGCGTGATCGAGCGCGAGGTGGCCGATGGCAACGCGGTGGCGCTTGGTCCCGCGGTGCTGCAGCTTGCGAAGCCGCGTTTGCGCCTGGCGCGCGCATCGTCGCTCACGGCCGAGTGGCAAGCGATTGGTGCGGTGCGCGTGATCGAGCGCCGCACCGACCACAAGCTGGTGATCGACGCCAACTACATTCCGCCGGTGCTCGATGCCTCGGCCCACGCCATGCTGCGCAGCATGATCGCCGAGCTGCACGGGCTGCTCACGCAGCGTTCGGAGGCGTTGGCCTCGCGCCTGTCGCAGCCCGGGCGCGGCGGCGTGAGCGAGGTCTCCGACTTTCTTCTGCTCGAACTCGTCAACCGCTATCTCGCAACGACCTGGCATGCCCAGCAGGCGGTGCAGGTGCACCCTGAAGAGCTGTTCGTCGACTGGCTCAAGCTCGCCTGCCATCTCGCCACCCACACCTCGCCCACGCGGCGGCCAGTGGTGTGGCCGGTGTACGACCACGACAACCTCAACGAGAGCATCCGCCCGCTGATGGAAGAGCTGCGGCGCTCGCTCTCGGCGGTGCTCGAGCAGAGCGCCATCGCCATCGAACTCGAAGAGCGCAGCCACGGCGTGCGCGTGGGCCGCATGCCCGATCCGGTGCTGGTGCGCAATGCGGGCTTCGTGCTGGCGGTGCATGCCGACCTGCCCGCGGACGCCATACAGCAGCGCTTTCCGACGCAGGTCAAGATCGGCTCGGTCGAGCGCATTCGCGACCTGGTGCAACTGCAGCTGCCCGGCGTGACGGTGCGGCCGCTGCCGGTGGCGCCGCGGCAGATTCCATACAACGCGGGCTATCACTATTTCGAACTCGACAAGAGCGGCGACATGTGGCGCCAGCTTGAGAAATCGGGCGGCGTTGCAATGCACCTGGCCGGCGACTTCCCGGGGCTGGCCATGGAGTTCTGGGCAATTCGTCCGTGA
- the tssJ gene encoding type VI secretion system lipoprotein TssJ, which produces MHRRTLLQGALATAPLFGGLSGCASTAKSLPTPYAVTIRIDDGVNPDGRGQPAPILVKVFELKSSGNFETADYFALQDRDRETLSTELVNADQAIMRSGEERVFKREAGLDSRAIGIIAGYRKLEASRWRIVLPLKEPKQTNLYKVWQFSPSEQAVRIAIRKTGIELLPTR; this is translated from the coding sequence ATGCATCGACGAACCTTGCTTCAAGGCGCACTTGCAACCGCACCGTTGTTTGGCGGCCTCAGTGGATGCGCATCGACAGCGAAGTCATTGCCCACACCTTACGCCGTCACCATTCGCATCGACGATGGCGTCAACCCCGACGGACGCGGCCAGCCGGCGCCGATTCTCGTCAAGGTCTTCGAACTGAAATCCTCCGGTAACTTCGAGACGGCAGACTACTTTGCACTACAGGACCGCGATCGCGAAACGCTTTCGACGGAACTCGTGAATGCCGACCAGGCCATCATGCGCAGCGGCGAAGAGCGCGTCTTCAAGCGAGAGGCGGGGCTCGATTCGCGCGCCATCGGCATCATCGCCGGCTACCGCAAGCTCGAGGCCTCTCGCTGGCGCATCGTGCTGCCGCTGAAGGAACCGAAGCAAACCAACCTGTACAAGGTGTGGCAGTTTTCGCCGAGCGAACAAGCCGTGCGGATCGCCATTCGAAAAACAGGCATCGAGTTACTACCAACTCGTTAA
- a CDS encoding TssQ family T6SS-associated lipoprotein codes for MSQQVARTTLERAQQAYDEGDYAKAVTTLKSGGVSVFDAAEPGTRLDAMKLEAFSYCVANQVPECRAQFRKLLDAFPNFDLSVAERKHPVWGPAFEAAKRMKR; via the coding sequence TTGAGCCAGCAAGTGGCGCGCACCACGCTCGAACGCGCGCAGCAGGCCTATGACGAAGGCGACTACGCCAAGGCCGTCACCACGCTCAAGAGCGGCGGCGTGTCGGTATTCGACGCGGCAGAGCCGGGCACGCGGCTCGACGCCATGAAGCTCGAGGCGTTCAGCTATTGCGTGGCCAATCAGGTGCCCGAATGCCGCGCGCAATTTCGCAAGCTTCTCGATGCCTTTCCCAACTTCGACCTGAGCGTTGCCGAGCGCAAGCACCCGGTCTGGGGCCCGGCGTTCGAGGCAGCCAAGCGAATGAAGCGTTGA
- the tagH gene encoding type VI secretion system-associated FHA domain protein TagH, protein MRWTVIEHAGRPVASGPSALLAAPGGTIGRSPDNHLVLPDEQRQISRLQATVRFDDKGVAVLRNMSAVLPIGVNGRTLQHEQESPVADGDRVTIGSYVLEAAGGHRPAAATPMPATAPPPIAPVRDVPAPANAMAPTSMDALLPAAPVSDVFSDLFGAGALPIGDAQPATVAMPPPASEPPPAAMPVFAPPPAPAAASVPSPTPSPSPSRASVRSAASQIPSAADWDAILANAPRREQSAAEPMPDPMAHEPFELPSQARRNPVDPLAELNPRAADDMSDVALKRGVDPLSFFAADSNAPSPLSDPRPTALTHEDPLSDVHPALDLLAKPAAPQGHSHSNHAREMSAQFRPPTPVAFDPPAVAKPVMAEVAASPPAPVLSPPAASPAEPVTPPASAAATAVRMETAPPAKATAPEPAAPEPKPAATPPRAAAVPLASPSSNASSDELFKAFLEGAGVPDVAGQQPLDAEAMRRLGRLMRAFTDGTIELLSSRAMLKREVRAEITMIVDEENNPFKILPNGRAVLMQMFGARMPGFLAPEAAVHDALGDLQSHQLGMVAGMRAALLTVLKRFDPAALNTATPHDGGLGEKLLPGGREARLWRQLQKLHAETTAAVEDDFQAVFGRAFQQAYDKEMERLKEARRA, encoded by the coding sequence ATGCGTTGGACGGTGATCGAACATGCCGGCAGGCCGGTGGCCTCGGGGCCCTCGGCGCTTCTCGCGGCGCCCGGCGGAACGATCGGACGCAGCCCCGACAACCACCTGGTGCTGCCCGACGAGCAGCGCCAGATCTCGCGCCTGCAGGCCACCGTGCGCTTCGACGACAAGGGTGTGGCGGTGCTGCGCAACATGAGCGCGGTGCTTCCCATCGGCGTCAACGGACGCACGCTGCAGCACGAGCAGGAATCGCCGGTGGCCGATGGCGACCGAGTGACCATCGGAAGCTACGTGCTGGAAGCGGCAGGCGGGCATCGCCCTGCGGCCGCAACGCCGATGCCAGCCACGGCACCACCGCCCATCGCACCCGTGCGCGATGTTCCCGCACCCGCGAATGCGATGGCACCAACGTCCATGGATGCGTTGCTGCCGGCCGCGCCGGTGTCCGATGTGTTCTCCGATCTCTTCGGCGCAGGCGCGCTGCCCATCGGCGATGCACAGCCTGCCACCGTGGCCATGCCGCCGCCGGCGTCGGAACCGCCACCCGCTGCGATGCCTGTGTTCGCTCCGCCGCCAGCACCGGCGGCGGCATCGGTGCCGTCGCCAACGCCATCGCCATCGCCATCGCGGGCCAGCGTTCGTTCGGCTGCATCGCAGATTCCCTCCGCCGCCGATTGGGACGCCATCCTCGCGAACGCGCCGCGCCGCGAACAGAGTGCGGCCGAACCCATGCCCGACCCGATGGCGCACGAGCCATTCGAGCTTCCATCGCAGGCGCGCAGGAATCCGGTCGATCCGCTGGCAGAACTGAACCCGCGGGCAGCCGACGACATGTCCGACGTGGCGCTGAAGCGTGGCGTGGACCCGCTCTCTTTCTTTGCCGCCGACAGCAACGCGCCCTCGCCGCTTTCCGATCCGCGCCCGACCGCGCTGACCCACGAAGACCCGCTCAGCGATGTGCATCCGGCGCTCGACCTGCTGGCCAAGCCGGCCGCGCCGCAGGGGCACAGCCATTCGAACCATGCGCGCGAAATGTCCGCTCAGTTCAGGCCGCCGACCCCGGTGGCCTTCGATCCGCCGGCTGTTGCGAAGCCGGTGATGGCAGAGGTGGCTGCTTCACCTCCGGCGCCTGTACTGTCGCCACCAGCAGCATCGCCTGCCGAGCCCGTGACCCCTCCTGCTTCGGCGGCGGCTACGGCCGTTCGCATGGAGACTGCGCCGCCTGCGAAGGCCACGGCGCCTGAACCGGCCGCACCGGAGCCCAAGCCTGCGGCGACCCCGCCGCGTGCCGCCGCGGTTCCACTTGCATCGCCATCGTCGAATGCCTCGTCGGACGAACTCTTCAAGGCTTTTCTCGAAGGCGCCGGCGTTCCCGACGTGGCCGGCCAGCAGCCGCTGGACGCCGAGGCCATGCGCCGGCTCGGCCGGCTCATGCGCGCGTTCACCGACGGCACCATCGAACTGCTCTCGTCGCGCGCCATGCTCAAGCGCGAAGTGCGCGCCGAGATCACGATGATCGTCGACGAGGAAAACAACCCCTTCAAGATACTTCCCAACGGACGCGCCGTGCTGATGCAGATGTTCGGGGCGCGCATGCCCGGCTTCCTTGCGCCCGAGGCCGCCGTGCACGATGCGCTCGGCGACCTGCAATCGCACCAGCTCGGCATGGTGGCCGGCATGCGCGCGGCGCTGCTCACGGTGCTGAAGCGCTTCGATCCCGCGGCGCTGAACACCGCCACGCCGCACGATGGCGGATTGGGCGAGAAGCTGCTGCCCGGCGGCCGCGAGGCGCGTTTGTGGCGCCAGCTCCAGAAGCTGCATGCGGAAACGACGGCGGCGGTCGAGGACGATTTCCAGGCCGTCTTCGGCCGAGCGTTCCAGCAGGCCTACGACAAGGAGATGGAGCGACTGAAGGAGGCACGCCGTGCTTGA